Proteins from one Niallia circulans genomic window:
- a CDS encoding PTS transporter subunit EIIC has product MSGENHVLALKILEQLGGPANIAAYTHCMTRLRVTPIDNNAVNKPAIKKINGVLGLVEDETLQVILGPGKVNKVAEEFGKLLEPAGDVKLEELAAQKKTALKTKNSTPVKMFLRKIASIFIPLIPALVASGLITGITKAVVQGGWLSAESQLATILTVIGSGLFTYLGILVGINAAKEFGGSPALGGVAGILIINPSVAGITLFGEELLPGRGGLIGVLFAAIFIAIVEKRVRRIVPQSLDIIITPTIALLVTGIVTYLVFMPIGGLISDGITKGLLAILDMGGVVAGFVLGAAFLPLVVTGLHQGLTPVHLELINSIGDDPLLPILAMGGAGQVGAAFAIYMKTKKARLKRAIGGALPSGLLGIGEPLIFGVTLPLGRPFLTACLGAGIGGAFQAYFKVATVAVGVSGLPLSFLVHAQQILYYLAGLIIAYAAGFVFTFLIGYKDEMASEFE; this is encoded by the coding sequence ATGTCTGGGGAAAATCATGTTTTGGCACTGAAAATATTAGAACAGCTTGGCGGTCCGGCTAATATTGCCGCATATACACATTGTATGACACGCCTTCGTGTAACACCAATTGATAATAATGCTGTCAATAAACCAGCCATAAAAAAAATCAACGGTGTATTAGGGCTGGTTGAGGATGAGACATTGCAGGTTATATTAGGGCCAGGGAAAGTGAATAAAGTCGCAGAGGAGTTCGGCAAGCTGTTAGAACCTGCCGGAGACGTTAAGCTAGAAGAGCTGGCAGCACAGAAGAAAACTGCATTAAAAACCAAAAATTCTACTCCGGTTAAAATGTTTTTGCGTAAAATCGCCAGTATTTTTATCCCGCTTATCCCAGCATTAGTTGCATCTGGATTAATTACAGGGATTACAAAGGCGGTTGTACAGGGCGGCTGGCTGTCAGCAGAGTCTCAGCTTGCGACGATACTAACAGTTATTGGGAGCGGTTTGTTTACTTATCTTGGGATATTGGTCGGAATAAATGCTGCAAAGGAATTTGGAGGTTCCCCTGCATTAGGTGGGGTGGCAGGTATATTAATTATTAATCCCTCTGTTGCAGGAATAACGCTCTTCGGTGAAGAGTTATTGCCTGGCAGGGGCGGTTTAATCGGGGTATTATTTGCTGCTATCTTTATCGCAATCGTTGAAAAACGGGTGCGTCGGATTGTGCCACAGTCCCTTGATATCATTATCACACCAACAATCGCTTTATTAGTTACAGGAATTGTCACATATCTCGTGTTCATGCCAATTGGCGGTTTAATCTCTGATGGAATAACAAAAGGCTTGCTCGCTATTTTAGATATGGGAGGGGTTGTTGCAGGATTTGTTTTAGGTGCCGCTTTTCTGCCATTAGTTGTAACAGGCTTGCATCAAGGATTAACACCTGTTCACCTTGAGCTTATTAATTCGATTGGTGATGATCCGCTGTTGCCGATTTTAGCAATGGGCGGTGCAGGTCAGGTGGGTGCCGCATTTGCGATCTACATGAAAACGAAAAAGGCACGATTGAAACGGGCGATCGGCGGTGCGCTTCCTTCCGGCTTGCTTGGCATCGGTGAGCCGTTGATTTTTGGGGTTACCCTCCCGCTTGGAAGACCGTTTTTAACAGCTTGTCTTGGTGCTGGGATTGGTGGTGCATTTCAGGCTTATTTTAAAGTTGCGACAGTCGCAGTTGGAGTTTCCGGCTTGCCGCTTTCCTTTCTTGTTCATGCCCAGCAAATTCTGTATTACTTGGCAGGTTTAATTATCGCTTACGCAGCAGGCTTTGTTTTCACATTTTTGATTGGCTATAAGGATGAAATGGCGAGTGAGTTCGAATGA
- the murQ gene encoding N-acetylmuramic acid 6-phosphate etherase produces the protein MDQKLKLLTTESRNVRTMHIDTAETMEILRLMNEEDQKVAIAVQQVLPEVETAVKYAYESLKKGGRIIYIGAGTSGRLGVLDAVECPPTFSTDPDLVQGIMAGGEKAFIKAVEGAEDNQELGAKDLQNICLTANDTVIGIAASGRTPYVKGALCHARSVGAKTIALSCNKDSIISKYADICIEVEVGPEVLTGSTRLKAATAQKMILNMISTATMIQNGKAYENLMVDVHVSNYKLKERAIHIICKTTGATYETAKETLAIAQNEVKTAIVMLKTNQDYTQAKVLLTKAEGNVRKATSIVEN, from the coding sequence ATGGATCAGAAGCTCAAATTATTAACAACAGAATCTCGCAATGTACGAACAATGCATATAGATACGGCTGAAACAATGGAAATTTTGAGGCTGATGAATGAAGAGGATCAAAAGGTAGCAATCGCCGTTCAGCAAGTTCTTCCAGAGGTCGAAACAGCTGTCAAATATGCTTATGAGTCTTTAAAAAAAGGGGGACGCATCATCTATATTGGTGCAGGTACAAGCGGAAGGCTGGGGGTTTTGGATGCAGTTGAATGCCCACCGACATTTAGTACAGATCCTGATTTAGTTCAAGGGATTATGGCTGGTGGGGAAAAGGCATTTATTAAGGCTGTTGAAGGAGCAGAAGATAATCAGGAGCTTGGTGCCAAGGATTTACAAAACATCTGCTTAACAGCAAATGATACTGTTATTGGAATCGCAGCAAGTGGCAGGACGCCGTATGTAAAAGGAGCGCTTTGTCATGCACGCAGTGTCGGCGCAAAAACAATTGCGTTATCCTGCAATAAAGATTCAATAATTAGTAAATATGCTGACATATGTATTGAAGTAGAGGTGGGACCTGAAGTGCTCACAGGTTCAACAAGACTTAAGGCTGCTACCGCACAAAAGATGATATTGAATATGATTTCAACAGCTACAATGATTCAAAATGGAAAAGCGTATGAAAACCTTATGGTAGACGTGCATGTTAGCAATTATAAGTTGAAAGAAAGAGCGATCCACATCATCTGCAAAACTACAGGAGCAACCTATGAAACAGCCAAAGAGACGTTGGCAATAGCACAAAATGAAGTGAAAACAGCCATTGTTATGCTTAAAACCAATCAGGACTACACGCAGGCTAAAGTACTCTTAACAAAAGCAGAAGGTAATGTAAGAAAAGCAACTTCTATAGTGGAGAACTAA
- a CDS encoding glycosyltransferase domain-containing protein, whose amino-acid sequence MKKRVVIYTAITKGYDELKEPAIKSNQCDYICFTDDPTLISPTWQIRPLPPSDLDIVRQCRQVKIMPHFFLPEYEYSIWIDGNVQITGDIDQLIEQYFINGDKTLYTFKHPERDCVYEEAKECIKNGKDNERIIRKHLALLKSEYYPKQNGLIDSNVILRKTHCPDVMQLMEQWWKLVKNYSRSDQLSFNYAAWMTGFFFGYLGGNSRDSSSYFRYVHDHVVLEMEQPEPV is encoded by the coding sequence ATGAAAAAAAGAGTGGTAATCTATACAGCAATAACAAAAGGCTATGATGAATTGAAGGAGCCGGCAATCAAATCTAATCAGTGTGACTACATATGCTTTACAGATGATCCAACACTTATTTCACCTACATGGCAAATAAGACCTCTTCCTCCGAGCGATTTGGATATTGTTAGGCAGTGCAGGCAGGTGAAAATTATGCCGCATTTCTTTTTGCCCGAATACGAATACAGCATTTGGATAGATGGAAATGTACAGATAACTGGTGATATCGATCAACTGATTGAACAGTATTTTATCAATGGCGATAAAACGCTTTATACATTTAAACATCCAGAAAGAGATTGTGTTTATGAGGAAGCGAAGGAATGTATCAAGAATGGGAAGGATAATGAAAGAATTATCAGGAAGCATCTGGCGTTGTTAAAGAGTGAATATTATCCTAAACAAAATGGCCTAATTGACAGCAATGTTATTCTTCGCAAAACACATTGTCCTGATGTCATGCAATTAATGGAGCAATGGTGGAAGCTTGTGAAAAACTACAGCAGAAGCGATCAGCTCAGCTTCAATTATGCCGCATGGATGACTGGGTTCTTTTTCGGCTACTTAGGGGGAAATAGCAGGGACAGCAGCAGCTATTTCCGCTATGTGCATGACCATGTAGTATTGGAAATGGAGCAGCCGGAACCAGTTTAA